GGCGAATTTCACTTCGGCGATAATGTTGGGTCCTGGGTTCTGATTTAAAGCCTGGTAGAATTTGTTTTCTCCCTGGTGTGTTCGATTCAAAAACAAATCTGCGAGCTCGGTCAGGGAAGGATGCCTCTGATAAAGCAACTTTTTACGCTTGGTGGTCACGATTTTTTCAAGAATGTCTTCCATGGTTACCACCTTGTCCGTTCTGCTCTATGCTTTGATGGAAAGCGATGAGTGAGCGTATTTTTTCCAGTGCTTTTCCGGATTCCAGAGTTTTCCTGGCTATCTTTATTCCCGCTGAAAGCGTGGTAGCCTTGCCGAAAATGTAGAGCAAGAAGGCTGTGTTGAGCATTATAGCCTTGGAAAGAGGAGTATCTACTCTTCTTTCTTCCAGTAGCCTCAAAAAGGTGCGGGCATTTTCAGAAGGATTGCCTCCTTTTATTTCCTCAAGCGGTAGGCACTCAAAGCCTACTTCCTCTGGATGAAGAGTGAATTCACCTTTCACTTCTCCCTCTTCTACCAACATGAAATAGGTTGTTCCACTGATACTTGCTTCGTCAATGCCGGGTTCTCCCCAAAGGATACAGGCGCGTTTTACTTTGAGTCGCTTCATTGCTTCGGCTACCAAAGGAAGGAGTTTTCGGTCATAAACACCTACCACTCTATAGGCCACGGGAGCAGGGTTGGTTAATGGTCCCAGTATGTTAAAGACGGTTCGGATACCCAGTTCTCTGCGAATTGGCTGTACTGCTTTCATTGCTGGATGGTAAAGCGGAGCAAACAAAAAGGCAAATTGCGTTTCCAAAAATGCTTTTTGCATGGTTTGGGGAACAAGGTTAATTTTTATGCCCAGTGCTTCCAGAAGATCGGCACTGCCGCTTTTACTGGATATGGAGCGGTTACCATGCTTGACCACCGGTACTCCACAGGCCCAGCCCAGAAGCGCGCTGGCAGTGGAGACGTTGAAGGTGCTTTTCCCGTCACCACCGGTGCCACAATTATCCACAACTTCCTGGGTGGGGATAAGAAAAGGTACGGCTTTTTCACGCATGGCGGAGGCAAAGCCGGCTATTTCTTCTGGTGTTTCTCCCCGCAGGCGGAGGGAGGCCAGAATGGCGGCAGTGTGTAAGGGAGAAAGC
This portion of the Thermatribacter velox genome encodes:
- the trpD gene encoding anthranilate phosphoribosyltransferase; amino-acid sequence: MEAPKILDKIISGEKLDFNQAASLMKAIMEEKLSPLHTAAILASLRLRGETPEEIAGFASAMREKAVPFLIPTQEVVDNCGTGGDGKSTFNVSTASALLGWACGVPVVKHGNRSISSKSGSADLLEALGIKINLVPQTMQKAFLETQFAFLFAPLYHPAMKAVQPIRRELGIRTVFNILGPLTNPAPVAYRVVGVYDRKLLPLVAEAMKRLKVKRACILWGEPGIDEASISGTTYFMLVEEGEVKGEFTLHPEEVGFECLPLEEIKGGNPSENARTFLRLLEERRVDTPLSKAIMLNTAFLLYIFGKATTLSAGIKIARKTLESGKALEKIRSLIAFHQSIEQNGQGGNHGRHS